A single region of the Nicotiana sylvestris chromosome 6, ASM39365v2, whole genome shotgun sequence genome encodes:
- the LOC104219638 gene encoding uncharacterized protein — protein MERRPKQSGERKTIENKELVKYMSSLPSYLEKGGNLQEKAFSVGVLDWHFLEKWRHEHVKEPCRTRGCSPSTSNTLSISSMEGSSSNSSRARSCSPARRRIHRPTSQSYYSSPPRGSYVQLQNRKPGVVKSREIEQLVGKTYQYFDEYPQRNMQELGNALHPRRTPHVRRSLDGETETKTSRSKGKMKIQDRECLSKGDFDDFDCIEKHKSDFLQVPEPGQETNSCTTFCPPDSVVRDQSAVKSSRRSFSCGFISAFYHGQSSSDISSSSTLPHDADESKMGQVSPIDAKDSCPSSKTIQPSAYSGKKLSSPPGTNSKQEKKSTAMLNNPTTLNSAESTKVRNSSPTRRFSLAMGRIGQISGIKDMITGSQGVKWPAEQSSPNKTQSSSSLDTGCDKSDTTGRARTSPLRRLLDPLLKPKTGNSDHVKSSTRRGESPTKRSLKVKLDLKGCKTIDIDNPRSNGTFVPSRLQALLQVAVKNGLPLFTFAVDNEVDILAATMKKLNPNLKDYSCWIYTFFTVRETKKKSGNWLNEVEKDRSHGIMPNIVGKMKVSDVPFSELNRQKLDSQFRKREFVLFATDQKPSDLEANDELAAIVVKLPNRITTCPNGSDHQNSNCNNISTSGLTNPFEDLNMTVILPGGAHSVPSKGEPSSLINRWKSGGSCDCGGWDLGCKLRLLVNHTNHQRISSCSKPKLNAARFELLSQGEARDSKPIFSLSPFKDGIFSVEFSSSLKLLQAFSICIAVLNGRNQELFRMQT, from the exons ATGGAAAGACGGCCAAAGCAGAGTGGTGAAAGAAAGACAATTGAGAATAAAGAGCTTGTCAAATACATGTCAAGTTTGCCTAGTTACCTGGAAAAGGGGGGAAATCTACAGGAGAAAGCTTTCAGTGTTGGCGTCCTAGATTGGCATTTTCTTGAAAAATGGCGACACGAACATGTAAAAGAACCTTGTAGAACTAGGGGTTGCTCACCATCCACCAGCAATACCTTGTCAATTTCCTCAATGGAGGGATCTTCATCCAATTCTAGCAGAGCCAGAAGCTGCTCTCCTGCTCGTCGGAGGATTCATCGTCCTACATCACAATCTTATTATTCATCACCACCTAGAG GAAGTTATGTACAGTTGCAAAACCGAAAACCTGGCGTAGTTAAATCCCGGGAGATTGAGCAACTTGTCGGCAAGACATATCAGTATTTTGATGAGTATCCACAAAGAAATATGCAAGAACTCGGCAATGCTCTACACCCGCGGAGGACTCCTCATGTTAGGAGATCACTTGATGGAGAGACTGAGACGAAAACATCACGTTCCAAGGGAAAGATGAAGATCCAAGATAGAGAATGTTTATCGAAAGgagattttgatgattttgattGCATAGAGAAACATAAATCAGATTTCCTTCAAGTACCAGAACCTGGCCAAGAAACTAACAGCTGCACAACTTTCTGCCCACCTGATTCAGTAGTGAGAGACCAGAGCGCTGTGAAATCAAGCAGACGGAGCTTTTCTTGTGGATTTATTTCTGCGTTCTACCATGGACAGTCCTCTTCAGATATCTCTAGTTCCAGCACCCTTCCTCATGATGCTGATGAGTCGAAGATGGGACAAGTGAGTCCAATAGATGCAAAGGATAGTTGCCCTTCATCTAAGACAATTCAGCCTTCAGCATATTCAGGAAAAAAATTGTCCAGCCCACCTGGAACCAATTCCAAACAAGAGAAGAAATCAACTGCAATGCTTAACAATCCAACTACACTTAATTCCGCAGAATCTACAAAAGTCAGAAATTCCTCTCCAACTCGTCGATTTAGCTTGGCAATGGGAAGGATTGGCCAGATTTCAGGTATAAAAGATATGATCACTGGATCACAAGGTGTCAAATGGCCTGCAGAACAATCTAGTCCAAATAAAACTCAAAGTTCGTCCTCACTTGATACAGGCTGTGATAAATCAGACACCACTGGCCGAGCCAGGACTAGTCCTTTGAGAAGGTTGCTAGATCCACTGCTGAAGCCAAAGACAGGCAACTCTGATCACGTTAAATCTTCAACAAGACGTGGTGAATCTCCTACGAAACGCTCATTGAAAGTGAAATTGGATTTAAAGGGCTGTAAAACAATTGATATCGACAATCCACGTTCTAATGGCACATTTGTGCCATCAAGATTGCAAGCTCTCCTCCAAGTAGCTGTGAAAAATGGTCTTCCTCTATTCACATTTGCAGTTGACAATGAAGTTGACATTTTAGCAGCCACAATGAAGAAACTTAATCCGAATTTGAAGGATTACAGTTGCTGGATTTATACTTTCTTCACCGTTCgtgaaacaaagaaaaagagtgGAAATTGGTTAAATGAAGTAGAAAAAGACAGAAGTCATGGAATTATGCCTAATATCGTTGGAAAGATGAAGGTTTCTGATGTTCCATTCTCCGAATTGAACAGGCAGAAACTTGACTCACAGTTTAGGAAGAGGGAGTTCGTTTTGTTTGCTACAGATCAGAAACCATCTGACCTTGAGGCAAACGATGAGCTTGCAGCTATTGTTGTCAAATTACCCAATAGGATCACCACTTGTCCTAATGGAAGTGACCATCAGAATAGCAACTGCAATAATATTTCAACTTCAGGTTTAACAAATCCTTTTGAAGATCTTAACATGACAGTTATCCTTCCTGGTGGTGCACATAGCGTACCAAGTAAAGGCGAGCCTTCTTCACTGATTAACCGATGGAAGTCAGGTGGATCGTGTGATTGTGGTGGCTGGGATTTGGGCTGCAAATTAAGACTACTTGTGAATCACACTAATCATCAAAGGATATCCAGTTGTTCCAAACCCAAACTTAATGCTGCAAGATTTGAACTTTTATCCCAG GGAGAAGCACGGGACAGTAAGCCCATTTTTAGCTTATCTCCGTTCAAGGATGGGATCTTTTCTGTTGAATTCAGTTCATCATTGAAGCTTCTTCAAGCATTCTCCATTTGTATAGCAGTTTTAAATGGTAGAAATCAAGAACTCTTCCGAATGCAAACTTGA
- the LOC104219639 gene encoding serine/threonine-protein kinase BSK5-like codes for MGARCSNLCFCLWPSNIKSHVLYTSDIEKWAENEQLNLPAFREYGLEELKAATSTFSVNNIVSEHGEKAPNVVFKGQLDGNGRWIAIKRFHSSAWPDSRQFLDEAKAVGQLRSKRLANLLGCCCEGDERLLVAEFMPHETLSKHLFHWDNQPLKWAMRLRVALYLAQALDYCSSKGRELYHDLNSYRVLFDQDCDPRLSCFGLMKNSRDGKSYSTNLAFTPPEYLKTGKVTPESVVYSFGALLLDLLSGKHIPPSHALDLIRGKNFLMLIDSCLEGHFSNDDGSELVQLASRCLQHEPHDRPNVKSLLTSLTSLQKEKDAPSHVLMSIARETTSPSQVPLTPLGEACSRLDLTAIHDILEKAGYKEDEGIANELSFQMWANQIQETLNSRKSGDSAFRDKNFTTAIKCYTEFLEGGNVKSPTVLARRSLCYLMSDKPQEALADAMQAQVQFSNWPTAFYLQAAALFTLGMDSDARETLKDGSSLDFRRMKQ; via the exons ATGGGTGCACGTTGTTCCAATTTGTGTTTCTGTTTATGGCCTTCAAACATCAAGTCCCATGTTCTGTATACATCTGATATCG AAAAATGGGCGGAGAATGAGCAGCTGAATTTGCCAGcttttagagaatatggtttggagGAGCTGAAGGCTGCCACCTCAACTTTCTCCGTTAATAATATAGTTTCAGAACATGGAGAGAAAGCCCCTAACGTTGTGTTTAAAGGTCAGCTTGATGGTAATGGCCGTTGGATTGCTATCAAGCGCTTCCACTCGTCTGCATGGCCTGATTCTCGCCAATTCCTA GATGAAGCGAAAGCAGTGGGGCAGCTAAGGAGTAAGCGGTTGGCTAACTTGTTAGGGTGTTGCTGTGAAGGAGATGAGAGATTACTAGTGGCTGAATTTATGCCTCATGAAACATTATCCAAGCATTTATTCCATT GGGATAACCAACCATTGAAATGGGCGATGAGGTTGAGAGTTGCTTTGTATTTAGCACAAGCATTAGACTACTGCAGTAGTAAAGGGAGAGAACTATATCATGACCTAAACTCTTACAGAGTTTTGTTCGATCAA GATTGTGATCCAAGGCTATCATGTTTTGGCTTAATGAAAAACAGTAGGGATGGCAAGAGTTATAGTACAAACTTGGCCTTCACTCCGCCGGAGTATTTAAAGACAG GTAAGGTGACCCCAGAGAGTGTAGTTTACAGTTTTGGCGCCCTGTTGCTTGATCTTCTTAGCGGGAAGCATATTCCTCCTAGCCAC GCACTTGACCTCATACGGGGAAAGAATTTTCTGATGCTTATCGATTCTTGCTTGGAAGGTCACTTCTCAAATGACGATGGGAGTGAGTTAGTGCAACTTGCTTCGCGTTGTTTGCAACACGAACCTCATGACAGGCCAAATGTGAAATCTCTTCTCACCTCTCTAACATctcttcagaaagaaaaagat GCTCCATCACACGTTCTCATGAGTATTGCTCGTGAAACCACCTCACCCTCCCAAGTACCTTTAACACCTCTTGGTGAGGCTTGTTCGAGATTAGACTTAACTGCCATACATGATATTTTAGAAAAGGCTGGATACAAAGAGGACGAGGGCATCGCTAATGAG CTTTCATTTCAGATGTGGGCTAATCAAATACAAGAAACCCTCAACTCTAGGAAGTCTGGCGATTCTGCTTTTCGAGATAAAAATTTTACTACTGCAATCAAATGTTACACAGAG TTTCTTGAGGGTGGAAATGTTAAGTCCCCAACTGTGCTGGCAAGGCGCTCGTTATGTTATCTAATGAGTGACAAGCCACAAGAAGCTCTTGCAGATGCAATGCAAGCACAAGTACAATTTTCCAATTGGCCAACTGCTTTCTATCTTCAAGCAGCTGCACTGTTCACCCTCGGAATGGACTCAGATGCCCGGGAAACACTCAAAGATGGCTCCTCCTTAGATTTCAGAAGAATGAAACAGTAA
- the LOC104219641 gene encoding uncharacterized protein, with protein sequence MSTFDTAITDIEANGSGDNANLRRHHRRQRRRRRIRRPSMAGSSETTTDGSFRFSDSDSDQSWHSPLGSVAGRSYRFEECGSSMRTEGNLVNCEQSKRSGACGLVADEEIDLESGELELKVHNKEEKSCRICHLSLLKCGGIGDDDQLLEPSGGMAIELGCSCKGDLAGAHKHCAETWFKIKGNTICEICGATALNVTGGQANEANNATITTMGVSNAPVVLSETRRFWHGRRVINFLLACMIFAFVVSWLFHFKIFP encoded by the exons ATGTCAACTTTTGACACTGCTATCACTGACATAGAGGCAAATGGCAGTGGTGACAATGCTAATCTTCGCCGTCATCACCGCCGTCAACGGCGCCGGCGCCGGATACGGAGACCATCTATGGCAGGGAGCAGCGAGACGACTACTGATGGCAGCTTCCGGTTCTCTGATTCTGATTCCGACCAGTCTTGGCACTCCCCTTTAGGCTCTGTGGCAGGTCGGTCCTACCGTTTCGAGGAATGTGGGTCCTCTATGAGGACTGAGGGCAATTTGGTCAATTGTGAGCAGAGCAAGAGATCAGGGGCTTGTGGTTTAGTGGCTGATGAAGAGATTGATTTGGAGAGTGGTGAATTGGAGTTGAAGGTGCATAATAAAGAAGAGAAAAGTTGTAGAATTTGTCATTTGAGTTTGTTGAAATGTGGTGGCATTGGTGATGATGACCAACTCTTAGAACCCTCTGGAGGAATGGCAATTGAATTGGGCTGTTCTTGCAAAGGTGATTTGGCTGGTGCTCACAAGCACTGTGCTGAAACTTGGTTCAAAATCAAGGGAAACAC CATTTGTGAAATCTGTGGTGCGACAGCACTGAACGTTACCGGAGGGCAGGCAAATGAAGCCAACAATGCTACAATAACCACCATGGGAGTATCAAATGCACCTGTAGTCCTTTCTGAAACCCGAAGATTCTGGCATGGGCGACGCGTCATAAATTTCCTGCTTGCATGCATGATTTTTGCCTTTGTCGTTTCATGgctttttcacttcaaaatattCCCCTGA